Genomic DNA from Magnolia sinica isolate HGM2019 chromosome 4, MsV1, whole genome shotgun sequence:
TTTAGGTCAGGTCTTAATATGACGTGGCTCATTGATGGAGAAGTGGACGCCACGCCGGCATTATGGTTCACCAACCGGTATATATGTCACACGCTCCTGCAACAATTGCTGTAAGGAAATTGCCACCATGGCACATTGGTAAGTtaattcaaaccgtccaaattgtgggtcccaattTTGATAGGACGTGAgcatcattcaatcaatcaaactTTTAGATGACGCCCATAGACTTTTGATCTATCTCCAAATTTGTGCGGTTTAATTGACTTAATATGTGCCATGTGGACAATTTCTGGTGACTGCTTATCAACCACCACAAGCAGGCAGAGTATAAAATAACCCTCCTCTCCTTTCCGTCGTTTTCGCCGATTAAAGTAATATACGTAAACCTCGTCGTGTGAGAGACGTCAACAACCATCCCATCTTAACTGGATGACTGTGACACATGGACATTGCACTCGGCAAGTTTCAAGTGGTGGGACGCAGATATTAAAAGAAAGGTCTTTAAGCGATTACAGTGGGCCATTCTCTTTAATTATATCGATGGATATGACATGATgtttgatttctttctttttgtttagaTTGGTGAAGTTTATCTCCTTTAGATAGCAGGCATATGGACTCGGATCGAGCTAAAGGTGCCTTGAGTGTCGTTTAGATCACGAAGATCTAACGGTCCAAATAAATCCAAATTCAGATCCTACGGTCAAGACGTACAAATTTCGTTATCTTGGTCCTTAATACGTGGATCTAGATGCTTCTTGTCACAGCCATTTATGGTTGGTCAGTGCACGCAAGATATGGACAGCCAGAAAAGAAAATCTGGACAGAGGGAATGATCACATGCGCTTCTAACGTATGGTAACAAACCATATGTTCAAGTCAGTGATGTAtgagtgccatccaacccgtccattggaTGTGGGCCTCAATATTAGACCCATGTCCCATAATCTAGcctgatccataactcaggtgggccaacaaTGGTGTAGATTTCAACAGGatacccaccatagaaacttccagatggaatgtggggttcACAGTACTatctatatgtcatccaaccttgTCATTAAGTGCCCCTTATGAGGATAAAAAGACACACACCTGAAATCAAGCCATTTCAAAATTTACGTGGGCCACAAGAAGTGAACATATAGATTTAGGCATGATTCCACATTGCTAAGTGGTGTGCCCTACATTAGTTGTTGGTAGGGATGATTCTTGGCATGTATGACAAATATGAGGAGCAGCATCAGATATACGGTCTGGATCCCACATGCACATCTCGGGTGGGCCAACACAAATATTGTAATTACTCATATGATCATAATACAAATCATTATTACCGGTGGGCACCGCATGGAATATCTTATTAGTGCAACGTACAAGTTAGTGTGGAAAGAAAAACGAACGGTTGGTTATCGTCCATGACACCAAAGTTTccgtccgtggggcccaccaatgcatGGGCCATCCCTCAGGCCTTCGAGTCTCTCTCCATCAGGACATGGTCCTAAGCATCGAAATGGACATTTTGGCTTTGACTGGGCCCTGGTTACGTACGTTTATCTGCACATGTTGACTCATTCTCGTCTTACGTTTTTTCTCGATAGAATGCGGGAACCACATCACAGACTATGCTGAGGCCTGGTTTCCACCATTGAATGGCACGGATCAGATCGATCTGGGCTGAATCTGGGCAATTCATCGGATGGTGCAAACTGTGACCATGCCACATGCCCAAAACTAAGGTAcaatattcatcaagtgagccacacatctATACTGAATCTGGACCGTCGGACtttgtttttaattattattttttaactctTACCGTCCATTTCCCTCACACAATTGTCCAGGGAATTCGCAGTGCATAGGCCGTCCAATTGAGTCAATTGAGTGATCCTAGCTGTATAATCGTTGGAAACTTTTCCCATTGCATGTAGTATCTCATCCATGTTTTGATCCACCTGACCAATGGTTCAGATCACCCTAGATGATTGTCAAATGCACACAGTCGAGATGATAGGATGAAAATTAAATTGGCGGTCCAACTGGTAGGACATGAGACCTGgctaaaaatatattaaaataccATAGCTTAGCGAAGCCCACAAATATTACAATATTGCCCAATGTACACACCACCCCATATGCCATTTTGGAaaatgtgcaagatccaagccatccatcatatgggccacacaatgcaGACGCCCTTCACGAAACATAATCTCTCTCCCCTGATCAGTTGAGCTACAGTTCTGGTACACTGGCCTGACCTTTTCAGCGAAGGGCACCTatacaatgggacccacccaatggacgggttggatctcaaagccACTTTGGCTTGCTCATACACACATATGGGCTTACCAAACCTCAAAAAAATTAACATGCTATGTAAGACACGTATGCATAATATACATACACATTATATACAAGCATGCATGCACACATTccaaatgcatgcatgcatagacATGAAAATCGCAGACTGACCAGATGAACATGAGATCCTCTAGAAACTATGTTACAACAACATTCTAGCTAACATTGCACATGTGTTTCAACATCAATCACAACAGAACTAACCTCATTAGAGAGGCATTCTTCAGCCTCAGCTCTTTGAACAACTCCATCTGCACTGCTCTCCGAAGATGGTTCATCGGGTTGAATTTGAATGGTTTGGGCTACTGGAATATCGCTTGGAGGATCCGAGGCCGCTTTGGTGGCTGGGAGAAGCGAGAGCCGGCAGAGAGGACAGGTGGTGTTGTTGGCGAGCCAAAGGTCGATGCAATCCATGTGGAAGGTGTGCCCGCATGCTGGTATCTGTTGAAGCTTGTCATTGGCTTTGTAGTCCCCTAAGCAAACCGAACATCTGCAAATGGTAGGGTAGCCATGAATAGCTACAatatacataataataataataaaaataataaaaatcttaaCACTGGTGTCATTGTCATGATTTGTGTAGTTTAAAGGACTTCATGAGTCCAAAACAAAGGAATGCATCTTATAGTGGTGCAGAATCTGTGTTAATTATGTTAAACTAAGATCAAATCTTTCATTATACATTTTTCGGGTAGTATCTTTGAGGAGCGCAAATTTGCCAAGCTGTCCTAGTTAAAAAGTGGGCCAgccttagatcatcatcatcatcatcaaagcctaatcccaattaattggggtcagctacatgaatcctgttccgccattctactctatcaagggctgTAACTTCAGTAATACCATATGAACTGGGCCAGCCTTAGATCGAATACATTAATACATGGGTCAGGTCCACAAGTACAAATAAGTTGGTTTTGGGTTGGGTCTAAACTTAGAGGATCCAAACCAACACATTTCACTATAGGCCAGATCTAAGTCGGGCTGGTCTACTATTCCTCATTAACATAGACTTCTTGTTAAGCATAGAACTACGTCTTCATAAGGTAGGTTTTTTACATTTTTGTTGATTGCCTAAATTGAACAGATTTTAAGGGTTGGTTCTAGACTGAGTTCAGGTAGGAAAAAAATTGTGTCTATTTCTGAATCCATTTAGAAGTACGATCAGAGGGGGTTCAGTCAGGTCAACTTTGAAAGGTTCCAGATCCGATCCACTTGACAATCACAACGGTGTTCTGGACCCAGACCTGACCCTGTGTGTTCAATTTCAGATCCAAATGCATTTAGTGTCGGGTTGGGTTGAATGTCCAACCATTTCGACCAAACCCACTTGCACCCCAACTAATGCGTTTCCCTTTTTTATAGTTTTCATGTACTTCTGTTTACTTCTATTTTTCTACATCTTATGGTTGTAAGAAACAATATTCATATACTAAGTGGGTGGCATACCCTTAGATATTATTCGATATTGCAACACACCTGCCCTTACCGACATACATAGATTACAGTTCCATACATGGGATACAATGGACCATAACCGAGATGAGATGCATACACTTCTAAAAAAAATGTGTCTATTCTCACACACCCtgctataatatataacctatccTTTCTCCCTAATAACATTAAATTATTAAACTGCCCTTCATTTCAACCCCCGCATATACAAAAAAAGCCATTCCCAATGAGCATAGCTGAGGGAAGTggcctgaaaaagaaaaaaattaaaaaaaaagaagaagggtgAAGAATACTGTTTATTTAAAACTAGGAATGTTCAAAAACTCGAATTTCGATAAGAAAAATCCAAATTTGATTCTACATGGATGAGAAAAATCTTCTTGATGTAATACTGACTGGCCAAGTCAATCAACTTGGCTTTTCACTCCATTTATACAAAGCAGAGTCTATCCAAAACCATCATATGCATCCCCTTTTATCGTGGGGCTAGATGTAAAACAGCCAATACTCAGGATGGTTTTTGTTATTTTGGAAAGTAACTTTCAATCGTGGAGATTCCTGCAGCATTTACCAACCATGCGATCGACAATtgccaaatcatgggccccatatGTGATGAGAATGGCCCTAAAAATGGTCCAGTACACCTGAGAACCTAAACTGCAGAGACTAGAGATCTGCATGGTAATGCCCTCTCCATTAGTCTTCAACAGTTTCTAGCATGATTTGCTTGAATTACAGTGTCTGTCTAACATATTGCCACACTTAGAACTAGGCCGAGTCATCTCAGTTTGAATGGCTTTTGACACCAAGACCAAACTCCAAAGTTATCACACAAATGCCAGACCTTTCTATTAAATAGACACCGAGTTTTCCCACATTGTTTCAACACATTTCCTTGATAAACTAAATTGAAATTCACAAGCATCAACTCtattgagtttttctttttcagttttttctgttctttttttcctttcgaGGGCTGCTTTTCCACTACCTCAGCGGGCCAGTTCCCTCCCCTTTCtgtttctccttttttctttcaataaattttgcattatctctcaaaaaaaaaaaagaaggaaaagagcaTCAACTCTATTGAGTTTCTATTAACTGGACACCGAGTTTTCCCGCATTCTTTTAACACATTTCCTTAATGAACTAAATTGAAATTCACAAGCACTCAACAAGGAAGTAGGTTGATGAAACAAGTAATCAAAGAGGCATTAGACCAGCAGGTAGCAACATGATGTTTTCGGTTGCTGCTTGCACCATTGCACAGGgcccgtttgattttccaaattcagagtaaataccctgtaaatagccaattattacaatttcacctgtttgaaaataCCAGGGTATTATTGCTTTGAAAAACGGTCCAAAATGACTGgcataaatttgtgggccccaccatcatgtatatgacatatccgcaTCGTCCATTGGTTTTAccataacattttgaggcatgatctgaaaaatgagaaaaatccaacattcaagtggcccacaccaaagtaaacagcggccccaataagtttttaacggtaagtgtttGATTACATtattactgtggtgtggtccacttgaacattgaatctgcctcattttttggctcatgccctaaattcacttggcaagatggatggacggtgtggataatccacatacatcatgattcCCCCCCTATATTTGGCAGCCTCCTCGATTTTTGTGTTGAAAAAAGTAGGAGTCAAATCAACATAGGTAACGATGAAGGTAATtacccaaggaaataattattGTCCATTTCCACTGCATTTACATTTACctaagaaaatcaaacatgccccaACATCTGCATCACGTACTTCAGAGGAATCAAAAGATAGAGTCATTTACGATCCACAGTTTTGTGCACATGCGCTACTGTGAATCATGGGCTTTGAAGGGTCAGGACATTCATTTGACTGGAAACGAGATGCGACGTGGGATTTTCCTCTGTGGGAGGACATAATCATTGCCAATAATGGGGTTTTAACTTTCCAAAGTTAGAAGACATGTTCAGCCCACATGACAAAAATTTTGACAATCATTTCACCGACTATGACTGCTCTAGTCAGGACATTGTGTTCTACAACAATCATTTGACCTCAAGGTTGAAATATGGGGAAAAACAGATGATCAGTGTAAACAagattagggcccgtttggacacaCTTGTGTGAAAAAGGGGTTTCCACAGAAGGGGTTCTCAAGCCTGCTTTTTCGGCCAACTCGACGAAAACCAATTGGATTGGTTTTTGTCGAATCGGCATTTTAAGCTTATTTTGCTAGCAGGATGCGGAAATGGGTTTGCATTGTGCATTAAAACACACATCAAAAACCTCAGTTTGGCTCAGAGGGGATTTTATGACTCAAACACCCCTTTAGAGGGCGTGTCCAAATGGGGCCCTTATTATGCTCCAAACTCAATTTGGATCCTTCTAATGACCAAAGACTGTAGAGCTGAAACTCGCCTGACTACCTGAATGTAAACCTTTATCAAGTTGATTGAGTGAGATTTTTTGGTATGGTTACTCTAATTCAAGAACTCTTATCGAGATTTTTGAATACTAGAGAAAGTCATTCACAA
This window encodes:
- the LOC131242740 gene encoding RING-H2 finger protein ATL58-like, producing MSYSSDPPACCSTASPELKLYQAFIFSVPIFFTFILLLLFYLFYLRRQRVDWSSLRMRSSYQGRGLTSRPSNSGLKKELREMLPIVVFKESFLIRETQCSVCLGDYKANDKLQQIPACGHTFHMDCIDLWLANNTTCPLCRLSLLPATKAASDPPSDIPVAQTIQIQPDEPSSESSADGVVQRAEAEECLSNEVSSVVIDVETHVQC